A single region of the Changchengzhania lutea genome encodes:
- the rpsN gene encoding 30S ribosomal protein S14, giving the protein MAKESMKAREVKRAKTVAKYAEKRKALKEAGDYEALQKLPKNASPVRQHNRCKLTGRPKGYMRTFGISRVMFREMANQGLIPGVRKASW; this is encoded by the coding sequence ATGGCTAAAGAATCAATGAAAGCCCGTGAGGTAAAAAGAGCTAAAACAGTAGCTAAATATGCTGAAAAACGTAAAGCTTTAAAAGAAGCTGGAGATTACGAAGCATTACAAAAGTTACCTAAAAACGCTTCACCTGTACGTCAACATAATCGTTGTAAATTGACAGGAAGACCTAAAGGGTATATGAGAACATTTGGTATTTCACGTGTCATGTTCAGAGAAATGGCCAATCAAGGTCTTATTCCAGGTGTTAGAAAAGCAAGCTGGTAA
- the rpsH gene encoding 30S ribosomal protein S8 — protein MYSDPIADYLTRIRNAVRANHRVVEIPASNLKKDITKILFEQGYILSYKFDDSSVQGTIKIALKYNKETKESVIKKLQRISTPGLRKYAGSNDLPRILNGLGIAIVSTSHGVMTSKQARRDNVGGEVLCYVY, from the coding sequence ATGTATTCAGATCCAATTGCGGATTATCTTACAAGAATTAGAAACGCAGTGCGTGCTAACCATAGAGTGGTAGAGATTCCTGCTTCTAATTTGAAAAAAGACATCACAAAAATATTATTCGAGCAAGGATATATTTTAAGTTACAAATTCGATGATTCTTCAGTACAAGGGACTATTAAAATAGCACTTAAGTACAACAAAGAAACCAAAGAATCTGTCATCAAGAAACTTCAAAGAATTAGTACACCAGGTTTACGTAAGTATGCTGGATCTAATGATTTACCTAGAATCCTTAATGGTCTTGGTATTGCTATCGTATCTACGTCACATGGCGTTATGACTAGCAAACAAGCTAGAAGAGATAATGTAGGTGGTGAAGTATTATGTTACGTTTACTAA